From a single Thalassophryne amazonica chromosome 7, fThaAma1.1, whole genome shotgun sequence genomic region:
- the nr1d2a gene encoding nuclear receptor subfamily 1 group D member 2a, producing MPEDVGTAKPGGVIAYISSGAASSPESCMSTSPSSGHLSTSPTPPRPSLPSRAVGMVVDVAPPAKNGHPRGHSLEKAGRSSASTKSNITKINGMVLLCKVCGDVASGFHYGVHACEGCKGFFRRSIQQNIQYKKCLKMENCTIMRINRNRCQQCRFKKCLAVGMSRDAVRFGRIPKREKQRMLLEMQNAMNNMMSNNSQLHSMLHGHQSPPLPMEAQPTNASPSPFSSSASLSPSSSNPSSPQCPQDSESVVSMDTNSSSSSSCGSDSGEDEAVVAMNGQQQESFAYSQQWSQRPCRVSSSLVTVAVATESDSHREEQQQNNWNCWNNNVAVRGHSNSQHLTNATYIEKEAYQQLNSTPSCEPSEDIQKQQHFNPNASSCGYSGLANGGNYRAHLVCPMNTSPYVDPQKPSQEVWEDFSMSFTPAVREVVEFAKRIPGFRDLSEHDQVSLLKAGTFEVLMVRFASLFNVAERTVTFLSGNRYSLYTLRSLGAGELLNSMCEFSEKLAALQLDVDEMSLFTAVVLVSADRSGIQDLNSVEALQDKLIRALRNLVMQNHGEESATTFTKLLLKLPELRTLNNMHSEELLSFKVHP from the exons ATGCCTGAGGACGTTGGCACGGCCAAACCCG GAGGAGTCATAGCCTACATTTCGTCTGGTGCTGCCTCCAGTCCGGAGTCTTGCATGAGCACCAGCCCTAGTAGTGGACACCTGTCAACATCACCTACTCCACCCCGTCCCTCGCTGCCCAGCCGGGCTGTCGGCATGGTGGTGGACGTTGCTCCACCGGCTAAGAACGGGCATCCACGTGGTCACAGCTTGGAGAAGGCTGGACGCTCGTCCGCGTCCACCAAAAGCAACATCACAA AAATCAATGGGATGGTGCTGCTGTGCAAGGTGTGTGGAGATGTGGCCTCTGGCTTCCACTATGGTGTACATGCTTGTGAAGGCTGCAAG GGGTTCTTCAGGAGAAGCATCCAGCAAAACATCCAGTACAAGAAATGTCTGAAGATGGAGAATTGCACCATCATGAGGATCAACAGGAACCGCTGCCAGCAGTGCCGGTTCAAGAAGTGTCTTGCAGTTGGCATGTCCAGAGATG CTGTACGATTTGGGCGAATCCCTAAGCGGGAAAAGCAGAGGATGCTGCTTGAGATGCAGAACGCCATGAACAACATGATGAGCAACAACAGCCAGCTGCACAGCATGCTGCATGGCCACCAGAGCCCGCCGCTGCCCATGGAGGCGCAGCCCACCAATGCCAGCCCCTCCCCTTTCTCTTCTTCTGCCTCCCTTTCTCCATCATCTTCCAACCCCTCCTCCCCACAGTGCCCTCAGGACTCAGAGTCTGTGGTTTCCATGGACACCAACTCCAGCTCTTCCTCCTCCTGTGGGTCAGACagcggtgaggacgaggctgttgtcGCAATGAACGGGCAGCAGCAGGAAAGCTTTGCGTACAGCCAGCAGTGGTCACAGAGGCCGTGCAGAGTTTCATCCTCGCTGGTGACAGTTGCTGTGGCAACAGAGAGTGATAGCCACAGGGAAGAGCAGCAGCAGAATAACTGGAACTGCTGGAACAATAATGTTGCTGTGAGAGGTCACAGTAACAGCCAGCACCTCACTAACGCCACCTACATTGAGAAGGAAGCCTACCAGCAGCTCAATAGCACCCCCAGCTGTGAGCCATCAGAAGACATCCAAAAACAGCAGCATTTTAACCCAAATGCCTCCTCGTGCGGTTATAGCGGCCTGGCCAATGGTGGGAACTACAGAGCACACTTG GTGTGTCCAATGAACACCTCACCGTATGTGGACCCCCAAAAGCCCAGCCAGGAGGTGTGGGAGGATTTCTCCATGAGCTTCACCCCGGCTGTGCGAGAGGTGGTTGAGTTTGCCAAAAGGATCCCAGGCTTCCGTGACCTTTCTGAGCATGACCAAGTCAGCCTGCTGAAAGCCGGCACATTTGAG GTGCTGATGGTCAGATTCGCTTCACTTTTCAACGTGGCTGAGCGGACTGTGACCTTCCTGAGCGGAAACCGCTATAGTCTCTACACGTTGCGGTCACTCGGAGCCGGGGAGCTGCTCAACTCCATGTGCGAGTTCAGCGAGAAGCTGGCGGCGCTGCAGCTGGATGTGGATGAAATGAGCCTCTTCACCGCTGTAGTGCTCGTCTCAGCCG ATCGCTCCGGGATCCAGGACCTAAACTCTGTGGAGGCCCTGCAGGACAAACTGATCCGTGCACTGCGAAACCTGGTGATGCAGAACCACGGTGAGGAGTCGGCCACCACCTTCACAAAGCTGCTGCTGAAGCTCCCTGAGCTGCGCACGCTGAACAACATGCACTCTGAAGAGCTGCTCTCCTTCAAAGTGCACCCATGA